ATATTACTCATTATAAATTCTATTTTCATAAGTTAAAAACTAATAATTTATAAATTCCATTTTGCTTTGTCTTCATCTGTGATTAATCTGTTGAAAACTTCTTCATAAGCACTCATTACTTTATCATCTTGACCTTTTCTAAATAATTCTTTATCTAACATGTCCATAGTTTTACTATCCCATAGTCTACAACTATCTGGACTAATTTCATCACCAAGAATTATTTTACCTTCTTTGTCTTTACCAAATTCTATTTTAAAATCAACTAAGATGATACCTACATCTAAAAACATTTTTTTCATAATTTCATTTATTTTAAGTGCAGTTTCTTTAATAAAGTCAAGTTCTTCTTGACTTGCAAGACCAATTGCTTTAGAAATAGAATCATTTATTGCAGGGTCATGGAATTTATCACTTTTAAAATCAGTTTGTA
This portion of the Methanobrevibacter wolinii SH genome encodes:
- the purC gene encoding phosphoribosylaminoimidazolesuccinocarboxamide synthase; protein product: MTEKTNLMYTGKAKSVYETDNDDYVIVEFRDDMTAGDGARKETMDKKGYYNSIITAKIFEVLESQGIDTQLIELEKPGTLIVKKLDMIPLEVIVRNIATGSLVRTFPIEDGTKLNPPIIQTDFKSDKFHDPAINDSISKAIGLASQEELDFIKETALKINEIMKKMFLDVGIILVDFKIEFGKDKEGKIILGDEISPDSCRLWDSKTMDMLDKELFRKGQDDKVMSAYEEVFNRLITDEDKAKWNL